The following coding sequences lie in one Loxodonta africana isolate mLoxAfr1 chromosome X, mLoxAfr1.hap2, whole genome shotgun sequence genomic window:
- the LOC104845444 gene encoding zinc finger protein OZF-like has translation MLPVFNRIHTVENLCESNEGNPCGKTFSRVPNLTVQKRNPPEVNPFECSDCEKAIMDPSSHNHHTCQFITSREACGGTTPMRPLSGKKPHKCEVCGKDFICISTLKNPVTTLTSDNQYKCNEYGKDFCSFSSFWTHVRGHKGECKESSSSDPLSLLFSNRDKPYECREFRKAFSFSSALTAHLGTHSEERPYECNECGKAFRWPSYLTKHMRTHSGERPYECQECGKGFSQSGHLTTHIRTHTGQRPYECKECGKAFSRVSTLTTHITTHSGEKPYECKQCGKAFRQFSGLISHRRIHTGERPYQCKECGKAFRYSSAIALHRRIHSAVRPYECKECGKSFKYSSTFTSHIRIHSGERPYECKECGKVFRQSSNLTVHRRIHSGERPYECKECGKAFNCSSHLSNHRRTHSGDKAYKRTQCGKAFSQVSFLTKHVRTHSGEKPYECKQCGKAFSQSSDLVTHRRVHTGERPYQCKECGKAFVISRPSEDI, from the coding sequence ATGTTACCTGTTTTTAACAGAATTCATACAGTAGAAAACCTCTGTGAAAGTAACGAAGGCAATCcgtgtgggaaaaccttcagcCGGGTTCCAAATCTTACCGTGCAgaaaagaaatcctccagaagtaAATCCTTTTGAATGCTCTGACTGTGAAAAAGCCATCATGGATCCCTCATCACATAACCACCATACCTGTCAGTTTATTACATCTAGAGAAGCCTGTGGTGGTACCACTCCTATGAGACCTCTTAGTGGCAAGAAACCCCATAAGTGTGAGGTATGTGGAAAGGATTTCATTTGTATCTCAACTCTTAAGAATCCTGTGACAACACTCACTAGTGACAATCAGTATAAATGTAATGAGTATGGGAAAGATTTCTGTAGTTTCTCGTCCTTTTGGACACATGTGAGAGGTCACAAGGGTGAATGTAAAGAAAGTTCTTCTAGTGACCCTTTATCCCTCCTTTTCTCTAACAGAGATAAGCCCTATGAATGTAGGGAATTTAGGAAAGCCTTTAGtttttcctcagccctcactGCACATTTAGGAACTCACAGTGAAGAGAGGCCTTacgaatgtaatgaatgtgggaaagcctttagatggCCCTCATACCTCACTAAGCATatgcgaactcacagtggagagaggccttatgaatgtcaggaatgtgggaaaggcTTTAGTCAGTCAGGACACCTCACTacccatataagaactcacactgggcagaggccttatgaatgtaaggaatgtgggaaagcctttagtcgggTCTCaaccctcactacacatataacaactcacagtggagagaagccttatgaatgtaagcaatgtgggaaagcttttagGCAGTTCTCAGGCCTCATATCACATAGAAGGATTCATACTGGAGAAAGGCCATatcaatgtaaggaatgtgggaaagcctttaggtaTTCTTCAGCCATCGCTTTGCATAGGAGAATTCATAGCGCTgtcaggccttatgaatgtaaggaatgtgggaaatcaTTTAAGTATTCTTCTACCttcacttcacatataagaattcacagtggagagaggccttatgaatgtaaggaatgtgggaaagtcttTAGGCAATCCTCAAACCTCACTGTACATAGAAGGATTCACAGTGGAGAAAGGCCttacgaatgtaaggaatgtggaaaagcctttaattGTTCCTCACATCTCAGTAATCAtagaagaactcacagtggagacaagGCATATAAACGTacacaatgtgggaaagcctttagtcaggtcTCATTCCTCACTAAGCatgtaagaactcacagtggagagaagccttatgaatgtaaacaatgtgggaaagcctttagccaGTCCTCAGACCTCGTGACACATAGAAGagttcatactggagagaggccatatcaatgtaaggaatgtgggaaggccttcgtGATTTCTCGTCCTTCAGAAGACATATAA